CGGTCGTCCCCGCCGCGCACTACCTCTGCGGCGGCATCTCGACCGATCTCGACGGGCGCACCACGATCCCGGGACTCTGGGCCATCGGTGAGTGCGCGCACACCGGGCTCCACGGCGCGAACCGCCTCGCGTCGAACTCGCTGCTCGAAGGGATGGTGTTCGCGCACCGCGCGGCGCTCGCGCTCGGGAAGGGCATCGATCGCGCGAAGCCGTGGCCGCAGGTGCCGGAGTGGGACCCGGGCGAGGCGGTGCCGAGCGACGAGGCCGTCGTCGTCGCGCAGAACTGGGACGAGCTCCGCCGCCTGATGTGGAACTACGTCGGCATCGTGCGCTCGGACAAGCGTCTCCGCCGCGCCGCGCGCCGCATCGCGCTCCTGCAGGAGGAGATCGCCGAGTATTACTGGAAGTACTTCGTCACGCGCGATCTCCTCGAGCTCCGCAACATCGCGACGGTGGCGCAGCTCATCGTCGAGTGCGCGGCCGCGCGGCGCGAGAGCCGCGGCCTCCACTTCACGATCGACTACCGCGACACCGACACCAAGATGGCGCGCGACATGGTCGTGAAGCGCGGCGTCCCCGCCCACCTCGGGCAGAAGCAGGCCTGAGCGGCGATGGACGAAGAAGAGGCGCCGCAGCACCGTCCGCTGACCTTCTTCAGCGCCGCGATCTGGACGTTGATCGCGATGCTGCTGGAGGCGGTGTGCGCGAGCGCGACCGACTCGGCGCGGCCGGGCGCGATGGTCGATCCGGTCTCGCGGATGGCCTGCCTCGCGGTCGCGTATTCGGTCGTGCTCTTCGGCGTGCTCCGCCTCCACGAGCCGCAGACGTCGATCCGTCACGTCCTCGCGCTCCGGCGGCCGAGCGTGCTCGTGTGCCTCCTCGCGCTCGCCCTCGGCGCCGCCCTCGCGCTCCCGTCCGAGTGGCTCGACAAAGCGCTCGCGGCGCGGTGGCCGACGTCGCCGGACGACAACGACCACGTCGATCGGCTCTTCAGCGTCGCGACGGTGGGCAAGCGCGTCGCGCTCTTCGTCACGTACGTCATCGTCCATCCGGTGCTGAAGGAGGGCTTCTTCCGCGGCGTCCTCTTCACGCCGCTCCGCCGCACGCGCAGCCTCGAGAGCGTCGTCCTCGCGGTCGCGGCCTTCGAGACGCTCCCGATGTTCTCGCCGCGCTCGATGCTGGTGCTCCTCGGCTCGACCCTCGTCTTCTCGTGGCTCCGCGGTCTGTCGGGCAGCATCGTCCCGTCGATCCTCGCGCACGTCGCGTTCAACGCCGTCGGCCTCGTGCCGCTCGTCCTCGGCAAGCCCGAGCTCGAGCCGACGCGCACGCTCCTCCTCGCGAGCGCCGCCGCCGGCGTCGTCGCGCTCGCGGGCCTCACGTTCCTCGCGCGCGGCGTCGCCGCGGTCCAGGCGCGCGAGGCCGACGTCGCCGTCGAATGAGGCACACCGCTCCAAACGAGCACATGCGCTCGCGCTGGTGAGGCGCGTCGCTACGAGCGCGACGGTCACACCTCGTGTTTCGCCGCGCGTTCACGGCGGCACTCGCGTTGCAGAGCGGCCGGCACCATGCGAAACCTCCTCGGCTACGGCTTCGTCGCTCTCGCGCTCTCTCTCTCGCTCGGGTGTGCCAACAGCAACGACCCGCAGCCGGCGAGGGATCCGATCGGGGGCCAGCTCAATCAGAGCCAGACGCCGTCCACGCACCCGACGCCGCAGGAGCCGGCGTTCTCGACCAGCGGGTCGCAGACCGCGAACGATCCGATCGCGGGGCAGCTCAATCAGAACCAGAGCCCGGCGACGAACCCGACGCCGCAGACCGCGGTCAACGATCCCGCCTCGCAGAAGCCGTTCTACCTCGGCGGCGAAGGCTCGGGCGGCAACAAGGTCCTCGCGAAGACGGAGACGCCGATGAGCGACGCCGAGATCCTCGGCGTGATCCTCACCGTCAACGACGGCGAGATCCAGATGGCGGAGCAGGCGGCGAAGAAGGCGAAGAGCGCCGACGTGAAGCAGTTCGCCTCGATGATGAAGACGCACCACGGCCAGGGCCTCACGAAGACGAAGACGACCGAGACGAAGACGAAGATCACGCACAAGGACAGCGACCTCTCCTCGTTCCTCAAGGGCGACGTCGACAAGACGATCAAGGACCTCAAGGACAAGGAGGGGAAGGACTTCGACAAGGGCTACATCGACGCGCAGGTCGCGGCGCACAAGGCGGTGCTCACCGCGATCGACAACCGGCTCCTCCCCGGCGCGCAGAACGGCGACGTGAAGGCGCTCGTCAACGAGACGAAGAAGACGGTGACCGATCACGTCGCGAAGGCGGAGGAGGTCCAGAAGAAGGTCGAGACGACGGCCTGGAACGAGGCCGACCGCGACGACGAGAAGGAGACGAAGGCGAAGGCGAAGACCGAGAAGGGCCTCGAGCCGCGCCCCTGAGGCGGTAGCCTTGCTCGCTCCACCCCGACCCGTTACGACATCGGGGTGGCCGTCCACTTCGCGGCGTACCGCACGCGGCGGTACTTCGAGGTGCCGTGGGGCGTCGTCGTCGTCGCGTTCGTCTTCGCGGCGTTCGTGTTGCTCGCGATCGAGCCGGTGCTCGTCGTCGTGCTCCCCGTTCCGCTGGCGCTCCTCCTGCTCGCGGTGCGCCTGCGTGGGGTGAACCGCCGCGTGAAGGTCGACGTCGGCGCCGACGGGCTCCACTACGCGTCCCCCTTCGAGAAGCGCTTCGTGAAGTGGAGCGAGATCGACGCGATCGAGCACGACGCGCGCGGGATCGTCTTCCGCGTCGGGCGGCGGCGGCCGGTCGGGTTCTCCCTCGTCCCCGGCGAGCTCGACACGCTCCACGGCGTCGAGGCGCAGGCCGACCTCCTCAAGCGCGTGCGCGTCGCCGCGACCGCGTTCCGGAGCCGCGCCGCCGCCGCGGAGACGACCAAGCGCGTCGCGCGCGGCGGACGTCCGCGCGAGGAGTGGCTCGCGAGCCTCCAGCGCGAGGAGGGCGGCTTCCGCGTCGCGTCGCTGCGCCAGGACGACCTCTGGTCGATCGCGCTCGATCCCTCCGCCGCCCCGACCGCCCGCGCCGGCGCCGCCGTCGTCCTCGCGCGCGCCGCGACGTCGGAGGAGCGCGCGCGCCTCCGCGGCGCGGCGGAGGCGTGCGCCGAGCCGCGCCTCCGCGTCGTCCTCGAACGCGCCGCCGCCGGCGCCGACGCGTCGGACGTCCTCGACGACGTCGAAGACGAGGCGATCTCGACGCAGGGAGCCGCGCTCCGCTAGCTCGTGTACAGCGGCTCGATCAGCGCGAAGTTGACGCCTGGCGAGAGGCGGTAGCGCGTCTTGCCGTGCTCGCCGGCGTCGCGGACGCGCTCGATCGCGGCGGGGTCGCCGAGGAGGTCGCGGACGCGGGAGATGAGGACGCGGACGCGGTGCTCGGCGTCGGCCGACTCGGGGCCGGGGCCGCCGGCGGCGCGGAGGATCTCCTCCGCCGAGAGGCCCTCGCGCGCGCGGCGGAGGAGCTGCACGACGAGCGGCTCGAGCGCGCGGCGGCGCTCGAGAGAGACCTCGCGGCCCTCGATGTTCAGCTTGTGCGCGATCGTGTCGACGATGAGCGTCGAGCCCACCGTCGCGGTGCTGACCTCGGACGAGCGCACGCGCTGCACGCCCGACGGCGTCGTCACGTAGATCAGCGTCTCGCCGTCCGGCAGCATGTCGAACTCGGACGAGCTGTCGGCCTCGGGCGCGCCCGGCGCGCCGCTCTGGCTCGCCGCGAGCTGCGCGAGGCTCGGGAACGACGCGCGCGACGGCGGCGGGATGCTCGGGAACGAGCCGCGCGGCGGCGGGATGCTCGTCGCGCGCGGCGGCGGCAGGCTCGGCGGCGCGAAGCCGGTCGAGAGCACGGTGAGGATCTTCTCGGCGTAGCGGACGACGCGCGAGTCGCCGCTCTTCAGCGCCATCTGCCAGAGCTGCTGGCTCGGCTGGCGGTCGGGAAACACCCAGCCGTGGCGATCGCCCGAGAGCGCCGCGCGCTCGACCGCGACGCGCGCCGTCTCCTGATCGCCGAGCGCGAGGGCGGAGCGCGCGATCGTGAGGTTGAGCGAGCCGGTGACGAACGCGTCGGGCAGGCGCTCGGCGTGGGGGAGCGCGACGTCGATCGCCTCCTTGTGCTCCGCCGCCGCTTCCAGCGTGCGCGCGCGCGTGGCGATGAGGTCTTGCTCGTCGATCGCGTCGACCTGGAAGAGCTCCGCGCGGAGCTTGTCCGTCTTCGCGAGCCACTGCTTCGCCGCCGGCGCGCGTCCCGACATCGCGAGGGCGAGCGTGCGGTGCCCCGCGAGCTGGTAGCGCAGCGTCGGCTGCTCGAGCTCGCCGAGCGCGGCGTGCGCGTCGTCGAGCGCCTGCAGCGCGCCGGCGGGTCGGTCGGACGCGATCTCGACGATCGCGAGCACGTCGTACGCGTCGGCGTGGCGCCAGCCCGCCGCGATCTCGCCCGCGACCTGGCAGGCGGAGAGCGCGTTGTTCCGCGCGTCCTCGAACTGGCCGATCGAGCCGAGCGCGATCGCGAGGTTGCCGTGCGCGCGCATCGCGGCGAGGTTGCGCGCCGGCGAGCGCTGGAGCGCGGTCGCGTAGTGACGCGCGGCGGTGCGCGGATCGGCGAGGCGCATCGAGAGGTGGCCGAGCGACATCGACACCGCGATGCGCCACGCGCCGTCCTCGAGGCGCTCCGCGACGTGCTCCGCGAGTCGGAGCGCCGCCTGCGCCTGGTGCACGCGGTTCAGCCGCAGCTCGAGCTGGGCGGTGGTGAGGTGCAGGTCGAGCTGCTCGCGCAGCCCGGTGCCGCGCGGCGCGGACGAGAGCGCGCGCGAGGCCTGCCGGAGCTCGGCCTCGGCGTGGTCGGCGCGCCCGTCGATCGTGCAGAGGATCGCGCGCTCGATCGCGACGCGCGCGATGTCGAGCGGGTTCCACGACGACGGCGAGCTCGGGAGCGACGCCGCGAGCTCGCGCGCGCGATCGATGCGCCCGGTCTCGCGGTACGCGCGGAGGAGCCGCACCGCGAGCGCGGGATCGAGCCGCGCGCGGCCGCTCAACATCTGCTCCGTCCACGTCACGAGGAACTGCGACTCGTCCGCGGCGGCGAGGCGATCGAGCAGCTGCGTGACGGCGTGCATCGACACGCCCTCGACGCCCGGCGGCTGCGAGAGCCGACCCTCCGACATCCCCGGCGGCGGGACGCTCGCCCGGTTCCCCACCGACGGCGGCATGCTCCCGCGCGACGGCGGCGGCACGCTCGCGCGCCCGGGGGGCACGCTGCCACCCGTCACGGGCGGCGGCGGCTGGCTTCGCCCCGAGATGGGCGTCTGCGTGGCCGGGGGCGGACCCGAGGGCGGCGGAATCGTGGGAAGAAAGGCGCGGCGGGCGATTCGGAAAGGATACGCGGACGCGAGCGGAAAAGGCCAGGGTTTCATGATCCCCGGAGCCGCGGCTCGTCGGAATCGGGCCGTGACGGGCCCGATCGGATTGAGTAGGGTGCGCCGCGAATGGACCGCACGAAGGGCGCGCTGCTTCGTCACATGGTGCGGGCCCGCGCCGTGTCGGTGCGCATGGTCGCCCTCCAGCGCGCCGGCAAGATCGGCTACCACGCGTCGTCGATCGGCGACGAGGCCGTCGTCGTCGGCGCGACGCTGGGGGCAGGGGACGACGACTGGATCTTCCCGAGCGTGCGCGACTGGGCGGCGGCGCTGACGCGCGGGATGCCGCTCGTCGAATACGTGCATCATGCCTTTGGCTCGAAGGACGACCCCGCGGTCGGTCACTCCGCGCCCGATCACGTCCCCGCGCGCGCGTACCGGATCGTGCCGCCGAGCGGCGTGCCCGGCGCGCACCTGCCGCAAGCGGTCGGCGCGGCGTGGGCGGCGAAGACGAAGAAGGAGCGCGTCCGCGCCGTCGTCCTCTTCGGGCCGGAGGCGGTCGACACGGGCGACTTCCACAACGCGCTCAACTTCGCCGGCGTCTTCAAGGCCCCCGTCGTCTTCGTCGCGCGCGCGCCGGTCGCGTCGCGCGCGGTCGCGTACGGCCTCGCGTCGGCGAAGGTCGACGGCGGCGACGCCGTCGCGGTGCAGGAGACCGTCGCCGCGGCGCTCGCGCGCGAGGGCGCGACGCTCATCGAGGCGGTGCCGCCGCGCTTCTCGTCTCCGGAGCTCACGGAGCTCGGCCCCGAGGACCCGATCACGCGCCTCCGCGCCTCGGTCAGCGCCGACACGGGCGGCATCGAGCAGGAGCTCGACGCCGCGATCGCCGCGGCGGAGGCGGCCGGGCCGCCCGCGAAGTCGACGCTCTTCGATCACGTCTACGCCGAGGTGCCGCGGCACCTCGAGGCGCAGCTCCGGAACTTGTCATGACACAGATGAACCTGGTCCAGGCGATCAACGACGCCCTCAAGCTCGAGATGAAGAAGGACCCGCGCGTCGTCGTCCTCGGCGAGGACGTCGGGCGCGTCGGCGGTGTCTTCCGCGTCACGCAGGGGCTGTGGGACGAGTTCGGCGACGATCGCGTCGTCGACACGCCGCTCTCCGAGGGCGGCATCCTCGGCGCCGCGATCGGCATGGCGCTCTACGGCCTCGTGCCCGTCCCCGAGATCCAGTTCGCCGACTTCATCTTCCCCGGCTA
This Labilithrix sp. DNA region includes the following protein-coding sequences:
- a CDS encoding CPBP family intramembrane metalloprotease — translated: MDEEEAPQHRPLTFFSAAIWTLIAMLLEAVCASATDSARPGAMVDPVSRMACLAVAYSVVLFGVLRLHEPQTSIRHVLALRRPSVLVCLLALALGAALALPSEWLDKALAARWPTSPDDNDHVDRLFSVATVGKRVALFVTYVIVHPVLKEGFFRGVLFTPLRRTRSLESVVLAVAAFETLPMFSPRSMLVLLGSTLVFSWLRGLSGSIVPSILAHVAFNAVGLVPLVLGKPELEPTRTLLLASAAAGVVALAGLTFLARGVAAVQAREADVAVE
- a CDS encoding DUF4142 domain-containing protein; translation: MRNLLGYGFVALALSLSLGCANSNDPQPARDPIGGQLNQSQTPSTHPTPQEPAFSTSGSQTANDPIAGQLNQNQSPATNPTPQTAVNDPASQKPFYLGGEGSGGNKVLAKTETPMSDAEILGVILTVNDGEIQMAEQAAKKAKSADVKQFASMMKTHHGQGLTKTKTTETKTKITHKDSDLSSFLKGDVDKTIKDLKDKEGKDFDKGYIDAQVAAHKAVLTAIDNRLLPGAQNGDVKALVNETKKTVTDHVAKAEEVQKKVETTAWNEADRDDEKETKAKAKTEKGLEPRP